A window from Actinomycetes bacterium encodes these proteins:
- a CDS encoding dienelactone hydrolase — translation MADDPLDDFEKTTFTHGGKTRDVYRLGEGPAVIVMAEIPGITPKVADFARKVAGIGCTAVLPHLFGDPGRDPDSRGRLGSLSMIARSMGPSCVSRDFTVWATGRSSPVIDWLRALAADEHEKCGGPGVGAIGMCFTGGFALAMATDDRLLAPVLSQPSLPFGAGRSRARNIDISPEELEVVKGRCAAEGLTVLGMRFSSDRLVPGARFEFLREHLGDAFVAIELDDEAANPDSAMPPHSVVTEHLIDEPGEPTREALEQVLELFRERLLT, via the coding sequence ATGGCCGACGACCCGCTGGACGACTTCGAGAAGACCACCTTCACCCACGGGGGCAAGACCCGCGATGTGTACCGCCTGGGCGAGGGACCGGCCGTGATCGTCATGGCCGAGATCCCTGGCATCACCCCGAAGGTGGCTGACTTTGCCCGCAAGGTGGCTGGCATCGGGTGCACCGCGGTGCTGCCCCACCTCTTCGGTGATCCGGGCCGGGATCCCGACTCCCGCGGCCGGCTGGGCAGCCTGTCGATGATCGCGAGGTCGATGGGGCCGTCGTGCGTGAGCCGCGACTTCACGGTGTGGGCGACCGGCAGGAGTTCGCCCGTCATCGACTGGCTCCGGGCACTGGCAGCCGATGAGCACGAGAAGTGCGGCGGCCCGGGCGTGGGCGCGATCGGCATGTGTTTCACCGGCGGCTTCGCCCTGGCGATGGCCACCGATGACCGTCTGCTGGCTCCCGTGCTCTCACAGCCGTCGCTACCGTTCGGTGCCGGCAGGTCGCGTGCCCGCAACATCGACATCTCGCCCGAGGAGCTGGAAGTGGTCAAGGGGCGCTGCGCGGCCGAAGGGCTAACGGTGCTCGGCATGCGTTTCAGCAGTGACCGACTGGTGCCCGGTGCTCGATTCGAGTTCCTGCGCGAACACCTCGGCGACGCGTTCGTCGCGATAGAGCTCGACGACGAGGCCGCCAATCCCGATTCGGCGATGCCGCCGCACTCGGTGGTCACCGAGCACCTGATCGACGAGCCGGGTGAGCCCACCCGCGAAGCCCTCGAGCAGGTCCTCGAGCTGTTCAGGGAGAGGCTGCTCACCTGA
- a CDS encoding enoyl-CoA hydratase/isomerase family protein, giving the protein MADPSHDAHPPDLGPGLRVSADGPVGSLVLNRPDKLNALSTDVLFGIEAAARWFDTQRGLKVVVLWGEGSSFSAGADVAGFVTDPGDGLTARDRADAGRRAADALEAMAAITVARIQGHCIGGGVVIASACDFRIAADDASFSIPEIDLGIPLAWGGIPRLIREIGAAATRDLVMTCRRFDPVEAREIGFVQRVVPEPDLDVAVEALVTQLAGKAALPLLSTKAHINATTSQMTGQGRGWMEADTLVTALHDEESREAANRYLQGLAER; this is encoded by the coding sequence ATGGCAGACCCATCGCATGACGCCCATCCGCCAGACCTGGGGCCGGGGCTCCGCGTGTCGGCAGACGGTCCCGTGGGCAGCTTGGTGCTCAACAGGCCGGACAAGCTGAACGCCTTGTCGACCGACGTCCTGTTCGGAATCGAGGCGGCCGCCCGGTGGTTCGACACCCAGCGCGGGCTGAAGGTCGTCGTGCTGTGGGGTGAAGGCAGCTCGTTCTCCGCAGGCGCGGATGTAGCGGGGTTCGTGACGGACCCCGGTGACGGGCTGACAGCGCGCGACCGGGCCGACGCCGGCCGGAGAGCGGCCGACGCGCTCGAGGCCATGGCCGCTATCACGGTGGCCCGCATCCAGGGTCACTGCATCGGCGGAGGCGTGGTCATCGCCTCGGCTTGCGACTTCCGCATCGCGGCCGATGACGCCAGCTTCTCGATCCCCGAGATCGACCTGGGCATCCCACTCGCGTGGGGTGGCATACCGCGGTTGATCCGCGAGATCGGCGCGGCAGCCACACGGGACCTTGTCATGACCTGCCGGCGCTTCGACCCTGTCGAGGCCCGCGAGATCGGATTCGTGCAGCGCGTGGTTCCGGAGCCCGACCTCGACGTGGCGGTCGAAGCCCTGGTCACCCAGTTGGCGGGCAAGGCGGCGCTTCCATTGCTGTCGACGAAGGCCCACATAAACGCCACCACGTCACAGATGACCGGACAGGGGCGCGGCTGGATGGAAGCGGACACGCTGGTCACAGCGCTGCACGATGAGGAGTCCCGCGAGGCAGCGAACCGCTACCTGCAGGGTCTGGCCGAGCGCTGA
- a CDS encoding prolyl oligopeptidase family serine peptidase, translating to MAKEGIDSDGQRRWWLLTAPEAATGSDPVPLVLDFHGLSEGAEFHSGSTGWSELAEREGFVVAFPQGSGRSVGWDVRSSGPNPDLDFVDSMLADIEARYCIDTSRVYSTGLSNGAFLSSVLACTRPDVFAAVGPVAGVTYPPDCDPGKAVPVISFHGTADPLLPFNGSVAADALSSITSGGSGSTTSAPPGDIDGDGYPANAADWAANNGCGQPTDEQVAGSVVRRSYDCPDGAEVVFYMIQDGGHTWPGSDALTAEGIARIVGPTNMEIDATELTWEFFARHQLAA from the coding sequence TTGGCGAAGGAAGGGATCGACTCCGATGGCCAGCGGCGCTGGTGGCTTCTCACAGCACCCGAGGCAGCGACCGGCTCGGATCCGGTTCCGCTGGTGCTCGACTTCCACGGACTGTCCGAGGGAGCCGAGTTCCACTCCGGGTCGACCGGTTGGAGTGAGCTCGCCGAACGGGAGGGTTTCGTGGTGGCCTTCCCGCAAGGGTCGGGGCGCAGCGTCGGCTGGGATGTGCGTTCGTCGGGGCCCAATCCCGACCTCGACTTCGTCGACTCGATGCTCGCTGACATCGAGGCCCGCTACTGCATAGACACCTCGCGGGTCTACTCCACCGGCCTGTCCAACGGCGCGTTCCTTTCCTCGGTACTGGCATGCACGCGCCCGGATGTGTTTGCCGCCGTCGGCCCGGTGGCCGGTGTCACCTACCCGCCCGACTGCGATCCAGGCAAGGCCGTGCCCGTGATCTCCTTCCACGGCACCGCGGACCCACTCCTGCCCTTCAACGGCTCCGTGGCGGCCGACGCGCTCTCGTCCATCACCTCGGGGGGCAGCGGCAGCACCACCTCGGCCCCGCCGGGTGACATCGATGGCGACGGCTACCCCGCGAACGCGGCCGATTGGGCCGCCAACAACGGCTGCGGCCAGCCCACGGACGAGCAGGTTGCAGGATCGGTCGTGCGCAGGAGCTATGACTGCCCCGACGGGGCCGAGGTCGTCTTCTACATGATCCAGGACGGCGGCCATACGTGGCCCGGGTCCGACGCACTCACCGCAGAGGGCATCGCCCGCATCGTGGGACCGACCAACATGGAGATCGACGCCACCGAACTCACCTGGGAGTTCTTTGCACGCCACCAGCTGGCGGCCTGA
- a CDS encoding GAP family protein, whose translation MNQVIGEVLPLALAVLISPLPIAAEILLLFSDKPKPNAAAYVTGFLLGVGAALGLFTLLATTTDVGTSGDSAGWTSWLKIVLGAALVFGGIRRFRNRPAPGEAETPRWMSGIEAFSPPRSLVVGLGIGALNPKNIIVGLAAGVAIAEAALPVGQEVGVVIAYAVFATLGVLAPLVVAVAMGSRSEALLKGWRVWLFDNNAAVVAVIFLIIGAVLIGKGIATV comes from the coding sequence ATGAACCAGGTGATCGGCGAGGTCCTGCCCCTGGCACTTGCGGTGCTCATCTCACCGCTGCCCATTGCAGCCGAGATCCTGCTGCTGTTCTCCGACAAGCCGAAGCCCAATGCGGCGGCCTACGTGACCGGGTTCCTACTCGGCGTGGGAGCGGCGCTCGGCCTGTTCACACTGCTCGCCACCACGACCGACGTAGGCACTTCCGGCGACTCGGCCGGCTGGACTTCATGGCTGAAGATCGTGCTGGGCGCAGCGCTTGTGTTCGGCGGCATCCGCCGGTTCCGCAACCGGCCTGCACCGGGAGAGGCCGAGACCCCGCGATGGATGTCGGGCATCGAGGCGTTCAGCCCGCCGAGATCGTTGGTGGTCGGTCTGGGAATCGGGGCGCTCAACCCCAAGAACATCATCGTCGGCCTCGCCGCGGGCGTGGCGATCGCCGAGGCAGCGCTGCCGGTCGGCCAGGAGGTCGGCGTGGTCATCGCCTATGCCGTGTTCGCCACACTCGGCGTGCTCGCTCCCCTCGTGGTTGCGGTGGCCATGGGCTCGCGCTCCGAAGCGCTGCTCAAGGGCTGGAGGGTCTGGCTGTTCGACAACAACGCCGCTGTGGTGGCGGTGATCTTCCTGATCATCGGTGCGGTGCTGATCGGCAAGGGAATCGCTACGGTCTGA
- a CDS encoding PaaI family thioesterase, with amino-acid sequence MSDGIDEETQRAMRAAIPKTFMGTPFMNGMGIQFDRYEPDDVVIRLPFREDLTNDGIFYHGGVIATVIDTAGAAVTWSNHDFDKGTRASTVSMTVQYVGAAKKSDLLCHATTVKRGKELTFTEITATDADGKVIAHAVQTYRIV; translated from the coding sequence ATGAGCGACGGAATCGACGAGGAAACCCAACGCGCAATGCGCGCAGCGATACCGAAGACCTTCATGGGCACGCCGTTCATGAACGGCATGGGGATCCAGTTCGACAGGTACGAGCCCGACGACGTTGTCATCAGGCTCCCCTTCCGCGAGGACCTGACCAACGACGGCATCTTCTACCACGGAGGCGTGATCGCCACGGTCATAGACACCGCAGGCGCAGCGGTCACCTGGAGCAACCACGACTTCGACAAGGGCACCCGGGCCTCGACCGTGTCGATGACCGTGCAGTACGTGGGGGCCGCGAAGAAGTCGGACCTGCTGTGCCACGCCACCACAGTGAAGCGCGGCAAGGAACTCACCTTCACCGAGATCACCGCCACCGACGCGGACGGCAAGGTCATCGCCCACGCAGTGCAGACCTACCGCATCGTCTGA
- a CDS encoding ferritin-like domain-containing protein: MRTVSDAEIESIVDAGRSPTGTEHAVAATATTAFTWDYERSRDGLSKLYEKAKASQWNVTTDLPWDTDVDQERMAVAMGGSESSQRFRTKAAEFSPDLAKWGDKEWVHHSIQEQNSMLSQFLHGEQGALLVTGKIVETVPWIDAKYYASTQVMDEARHVEAFQRYLDEKFSEHLPINPHLGRLLDDIVIDSRWDITYLGMQIMVEGLALAAFGFIHQMTDEPLLKKMLRYVMSDEARHVAFGVLTLQELYGEMNAAEIRERQEFAYEAVVRLRNRWFHTDVWEREGVDPRPLVRFMMEHPTEEEDMFRSLLFSKIVPNCKKLGLLDAGDGWLRERFEEVGIIQFEDWVDTSAEYNELDEVAKDRAGAN, from the coding sequence GTGAGAACTGTCAGCGATGCCGAGATCGAGTCGATTGTCGATGCGGGGCGCAGCCCGACCGGCACCGAGCACGCCGTTGCCGCGACGGCTACCACGGCGTTCACCTGGGACTACGAGAGAAGCCGCGACGGCCTCTCGAAGCTCTATGAGAAGGCGAAGGCGTCGCAGTGGAACGTGACCACCGACCTGCCATGGGACACCGACGTGGACCAGGAGCGCATGGCGGTCGCGATGGGCGGCAGCGAGTCGTCGCAGCGCTTCCGCACCAAGGCCGCGGAGTTCTCGCCCGACCTCGCCAAGTGGGGTGACAAGGAGTGGGTCCACCACTCGATCCAGGAGCAGAACTCGATGCTCTCGCAGTTCCTGCACGGTGAGCAGGGAGCCCTGCTGGTGACGGGCAAGATCGTCGAGACCGTGCCGTGGATCGACGCCAAGTACTACGCCTCGACCCAGGTCATGGACGAGGCCCGCCATGTCGAGGCGTTCCAGCGCTACCTGGACGAGAAGTTCTCCGAGCACCTGCCGATCAACCCGCATCTCGGCCGGCTGCTCGACGACATCGTCATCGACAGCCGCTGGGACATCACCTACCTCGGCATGCAGATCATGGTGGAGGGCCTGGCGCTCGCCGCGTTCGGCTTCATCCACCAGATGACCGACGAGCCGCTGCTGAAGAAGATGCTGCGCTACGTGATGAGCGACGAAGCCCGACACGTGGCCTTCGGGGTGCTCACCCTGCAGGAGCTCTACGGCGAGATGAACGCTGCTGAGATCCGCGAGCGCCAGGAGTTCGCCTACGAGGCGGTCGTGCGCCTGCGAAACCGCTGGTTCCACACCGATGTGTGGGAGCGCGAAGGCGTCGACCCGCGCCCTCTGGTGCGCTTCATGATGGAGCACCCCACCGAGGAGGAGGACATGTTCCGCAGCCTCCTGTTCTCCAAGATCGTGCCCAACTGCAAGAAGCTCGGCCTGCTCGATGCAGGCGATGGCTGGCTACGCGAGCGTTTCGAGGAAGTGGGAATCATCCAGTTCGAGGACTGGGTGGACACCTCGGCGGAGTACAACGAGCTCGACGAGGTGGCGAAGGACCGCGCCGGAGCCAACTGA
- a CDS encoding Rieske 2Fe-2S domain-containing protein, whose translation MSSGGEPVRRHRLDPADLPDEGRVRTVTIDGHSLAVTNCDGTIGALDNRCPHQGGPLGEGTIEHGWLRCPWHGYDYDPTTGRPPEGFTDAPTCFTVTTDGDGTFVDLPVRPEHERTVGDVMVETLVAWGVTHVFGMVGHSNLGFADAMRRAEDRGELTYVGIRHEGAAAFAASAHGKLTGRPAACFAIAGPGSTNLLTGLYDARVDGAPVIAISGQVPSKVLGRGAFQDLNLEGAFADVAVWSHTVHAGSDHAELATLAVKHAIDEGGVAHLVLPDEVQEQRSESPAGAPQGRLASRATVADPAAVATATELMAAAERPVVVVGHGARDAVDPVLRLAERLGAPVFTTFKAKGLVGDDHPLGAGVLGRSGTPVASWLMNESDLVIALGVSFSNHTGVADYKDIVQVDHDPAALGRFHPVTCGLLGDVAATVGQLCDSLGDDLAAVDQRGDLAHRWGLWRAEKQRRLGEERGRGVASVAVFDALGRHCPDDAVICVDVGNNTYSFGRYFESSGDQAVLMSGYLGSIGFGLPAALGAWAADPVRPLVSISGDGGFGQYMAELTTFVKYGIPVRHVLIDNSELGKISKEQRAAQLDVWQTSLVNPDFAAYAELCGASGFTARTSGELDDALAGAFAADGPALVHVVADGDLV comes from the coding sequence ATGAGCAGCGGTGGCGAGCCGGTGCGGCGGCACCGGCTCGACCCGGCGGACCTGCCCGATGAAGGCCGGGTGCGCACGGTCACCATCGACGGTCACAGCCTGGCGGTGACGAACTGTGACGGAACAATCGGGGCGCTCGACAACCGGTGCCCGCACCAGGGTGGACCGCTCGGGGAGGGCACGATCGAACACGGGTGGTTGCGCTGCCCGTGGCACGGCTACGACTACGACCCCACCACTGGCAGGCCGCCTGAGGGCTTCACCGATGCCCCGACCTGTTTCACCGTCACGACCGACGGCGACGGCACCTTCGTCGACCTCCCGGTGCGGCCCGAACATGAACGGACCGTGGGCGACGTGATGGTGGAGACGCTCGTCGCCTGGGGAGTCACCCATGTGTTCGGGATGGTCGGGCACTCCAATCTCGGCTTCGCCGATGCGATGCGCCGGGCGGAGGATCGCGGCGAGCTCACCTATGTGGGGATTCGCCACGAGGGGGCCGCGGCGTTTGCCGCTTCGGCGCACGGCAAGCTCACAGGTAGACCGGCGGCCTGCTTTGCGATCGCGGGGCCGGGATCGACCAACCTGCTCACCGGGCTCTACGACGCCAGGGTAGACGGAGCACCCGTGATTGCCATCTCTGGCCAGGTTCCGTCGAAGGTGTTGGGCAGGGGCGCGTTCCAGGACCTCAACCTCGAAGGAGCCTTCGCTGATGTGGCGGTGTGGAGCCACACCGTGCACGCGGGTTCGGACCACGCCGAACTGGCGACGCTGGCGGTGAAGCATGCGATCGACGAGGGCGGCGTCGCCCATCTGGTCCTGCCGGACGAGGTTCAGGAGCAGCGCAGCGAATCTCCGGCCGGCGCGCCGCAGGGACGGCTCGCCAGCCGGGCAACCGTCGCTGACCCTGCCGCTGTGGCGACGGCGACAGAGTTGATGGCGGCGGCCGAACGGCCGGTCGTGGTGGTTGGCCACGGTGCCCGCGATGCGGTCGATCCCGTGCTTCGCCTGGCCGAGCGGCTGGGTGCGCCGGTCTTCACCACGTTCAAGGCAAAGGGCTTGGTCGGCGATGACCATCCGCTCGGCGCGGGAGTGCTCGGTCGGTCTGGGACGCCTGTTGCGAGCTGGCTCATGAACGAGTCGGACCTCGTGATCGCCCTCGGTGTGTCGTTCTCGAACCACACCGGAGTGGCCGACTACAAGGACATCGTGCAGGTCGACCATGACCCGGCGGCACTGGGACGGTTCCACCCGGTCACCTGTGGGCTGCTCGGCGATGTGGCTGCGACGGTCGGCCAGCTGTGTGACTCACTCGGAGACGATCTCGCTGCTGTGGACCAGCGAGGCGACCTGGCTCACCGCTGGGGGCTGTGGCGAGCGGAGAAGCAGCGCCGACTCGGCGAAGAGCGTGGTCGGGGCGTCGCTTCGGTGGCCGTGTTCGACGCGCTGGGACGGCACTGTCCCGACGATGCCGTGATCTGTGTCGACGTGGGCAACAACACATACTCGTTCGGCCGCTACTTCGAGTCCTCCGGCGATCAGGCGGTGTTGATGTCGGGCTATCTGGGGTCGATCGGATTCGGCCTGCCCGCAGCGCTGGGGGCGTGGGCTGCGGATCCCGTTCGCCCACTTGTGTCGATCAGCGGCGACGGTGGGTTCGGCCAGTACATGGCCGAGCTGACGACGTTCGTGAAGTACGGGATCCCGGTGCGTCACGTGCTCATCGACAACTCCGAGCTCGGCAAGATCTCCAAGGAGCAGCGTGCTGCCCAACTCGATGTCTGGCAGACCAGCCTCGTGAACCCTGACTTCGCCGCCTACGCGGAGCTGTGCGGCGCATCCGGGTTCACGGCGCGCACGTCCGGTGAGCTCGACGACGCGCTCGCCGGTGCATTCGCAGCAGACGGTCCCGCGCTCGTGCACGTGGTTGCCGACGGTGACCTCGTCTGA
- a CDS encoding PPOX class F420-dependent oxidoreductase has protein sequence MGKNERSRVAMSDDEIEDYLQRSRTATIATVGADGTPHLVAMWYAVVDGAIWFETKSKSQKAVNLRRDPRVTVLIEDGETYDSLRGVSFEGTAEITDDPDRLWEVGVSVWERYNGPYTEDMKPFVEIMLQNRIAVKVDVERVRSWDHHKLGMDAMPIGGTTAEHIHERG, from the coding sequence ATGGGCAAGAACGAGCGTTCAAGGGTCGCCATGAGCGACGATGAGATCGAGGACTACCTCCAGCGGAGTCGAACCGCCACCATCGCGACGGTCGGGGCCGACGGCACCCCGCACCTGGTGGCCATGTGGTACGCCGTGGTCGACGGGGCGATCTGGTTCGAGACCAAGAGCAAGTCCCAGAAGGCCGTCAATCTGCGCCGAGACCCGCGAGTCACGGTGCTTATCGAGGACGGCGAGACCTACGACAGCCTGCGCGGTGTCTCCTTCGAGGGGACCGCGGAGATCACTGACGATCCCGACCGACTCTGGGAGGTCGGTGTCAGTGTCTGGGAGCGCTACAACGGCCCGTACACCGAAGACATGAAGCCGTTCGTGGAGATCATGTTGCAGAACCGAATAGCGGTGAAGGTCGACGTGGAACGGGTGCGTTCGTGGGATCACCACAAGCTCGGCATGGACGCGATGCCGATCGGTGGAACGACTGCCGAGCACATCCACGAGCGCGGGTGA
- a CDS encoding Rieske 2Fe-2S domain-containing protein, which yields MIEPIVVANLSEVADREPFGVSLHGMELVVVRMGDDVSVLAGRCLHRGARLADGKVVGDDLICSLHGWDYRACSGVSAYDPNQKLHRYEVEVHGDEVRVCAAEVREQATVRPTTDVTETPVDVPEARTSAVAEYEWHYENPHGGAEEDRVGDIHELALFGLSRVGHHGPVSAMGVPRSDLPSWDDLQFLTAQLARFPRFDQDVVGTDVTIGPAAAKPLRLGIPLFVSDMSFGALSEEAKVALARGAEQAGTGICSGEGGMLPDEQAENSRYFYELASGRFGWDFAHLDSVQAFHFKFGQGAKTGTGGHLPGPKVVGRIAEVRNLPEGTAAVSPSRFPNLDSIGEIAGFAAEVRERSGGIPIGAKLSAQHIEADIDAALEIGVDYIILDGRGGGTGAAPLIFRDHISVPTMPAIARARRHLDRSDADGVTLVATGGLRTPADFAKAMALGADAVAVANSALQAIGCVGMRACHTDRCPVGIATQDPELRSRLPVDEAAARLARFLQASADLMAVLARACGHDHLAELAVQDLTTFNREVHHLTGVTYGGVLP from the coding sequence ATGATCGAGCCGATAGTCGTGGCGAACCTTTCCGAGGTGGCCGACCGTGAGCCTTTCGGCGTGTCGTTGCACGGCATGGAGCTCGTGGTCGTGCGGATGGGCGACGACGTATCGGTGCTGGCCGGCCGATGCCTGCACCGGGGCGCGCGCCTCGCTGACGGCAAGGTGGTCGGCGACGACCTGATCTGCAGCCTCCATGGTTGGGACTACCGGGCGTGCTCGGGCGTCTCTGCCTACGACCCCAACCAGAAGCTGCACCGCTACGAGGTGGAGGTCCATGGCGACGAGGTGCGCGTGTGCGCCGCCGAGGTTCGCGAGCAGGCCACGGTGCGGCCCACGACCGATGTCACCGAGACACCGGTCGACGTGCCCGAGGCGCGCACCAGCGCAGTCGCCGAGTACGAGTGGCACTACGAGAATCCGCATGGGGGCGCCGAGGAGGACCGTGTCGGCGACATCCACGAACTGGCGCTGTTCGGGCTGTCCCGCGTGGGGCACCACGGCCCGGTGTCGGCGATGGGTGTGCCCCGTTCGGACCTGCCGAGTTGGGACGACCTCCAGTTCCTCACAGCGCAGTTGGCACGGTTCCCGCGCTTCGATCAGGACGTGGTCGGCACCGACGTGACGATCGGCCCCGCTGCCGCCAAGCCGTTGCGGCTGGGCATTCCGCTGTTCGTGTCAGACATGAGCTTCGGCGCACTCTCCGAAGAGGCGAAGGTGGCGCTGGCCCGTGGCGCCGAGCAGGCGGGCACAGGGATCTGCTCCGGCGAGGGCGGGATGTTGCCCGACGAGCAGGCTGAGAACAGCCGCTACTTCTATGAGTTGGCGTCGGGCCGTTTCGGCTGGGACTTCGCCCATCTCGACTCGGTGCAGGCTTTCCACTTCAAGTTCGGCCAGGGTGCGAAGACCGGCACCGGTGGCCACCTGCCCGGACCCAAGGTCGTGGGCCGCATCGCCGAGGTGCGCAACCTCCCCGAGGGCACCGCAGCGGTGTCACCCAGTCGTTTCCCCAACCTCGACAGCATCGGTGAGATCGCGGGTTTCGCGGCTGAGGTGAGGGAGCGAAGCGGTGGCATCCCCATCGGGGCGAAGCTGTCGGCACAGCACATCGAGGCGGACATCGACGCCGCTCTCGAGATCGGTGTCGACTACATAATCCTCGACGGTCGCGGCGGTGGCACAGGCGCAGCTCCGCTCATCTTCCGGGATCACATCTCGGTGCCCACCATGCCTGCGATCGCCCGGGCGCGCCGCCATCTCGACCGCAGCGATGCCGATGGCGTGACCCTGGTTGCCACCGGAGGCCTGCGCACGCCCGCCGACTTCGCCAAGGCGATGGCGCTGGGCGCGGATGCCGTTGCGGTCGCCAATTCTGCGTTGCAGGCAATCGGCTGTGTGGGCATGCGTGCGTGCCACACCGACCGTTGCCCGGTGGGCATTGCCACGCAGGACCCGGAGCTGCGCTCCCGCTTGCCTGTGGACGAGGCGGCAGCGCGGCTGGCGCGGTTCCTGCAGGCTTCCGCTGACCTCATGGCCGTGCTCGCCCGCGCCTGCGGCCACGATCACCTCGCCGAGCTGGCGGTACAGGACCTGACGACGTTCAATCGCGAGGTGCACCACCTCACCGGCGTCACGTACGGAGGGGTACTGCCATGA
- a CDS encoding acyl-CoA dehydrogenase: MARGDLIEEVRTWLEDNWDPDLTVAQWWEKLGTAGWSAPNLPADSYGRGLSRSDGVKVAREIGSFGALGAPSGLGLLLAAPTITTHGSREQIDTYVRDIVTGQKAWCQLFSEPGAGSDLAGLTCKAEKDGEEWIINGQKVWTSLGQSADLGMLLARTAPDAPKHRGITWMAIDMHQPGVELRPLRELTGHAMFNEVFLSDARVPDAAIIGDLNNGWAAANTTLANERAGLGAGGGGAAATAVPGTVSGNLDKRVGDFVKEKPKKKSTAPADSKPHRRQSSAQLYIDLAKGNGKVDDPTIRQDLVRLHIIGELGRIGAERVKAAKANGSDIPGMANIQKLSMSDMVRLQRDLGLRIVGPAGTLHAYKPEDRAAIDQATGNPFLAMVTGAALYAQAPPIYGGTDQIQKNIIGERVLGLPKEPGDINTVPFSSLPKNA; this comes from the coding sequence ATGGCTCGCGGCGACCTGATCGAAGAGGTCCGCACCTGGCTCGAGGACAACTGGGATCCCGACCTCACCGTGGCGCAATGGTGGGAGAAGCTCGGCACGGCCGGTTGGTCCGCTCCCAACCTCCCCGCCGACTCCTACGGCCGCGGGCTGTCACGCAGCGACGGCGTGAAGGTCGCCCGCGAGATCGGGTCCTTCGGTGCGCTCGGTGCTCCGTCCGGCCTGGGCCTGCTGCTCGCAGCGCCCACGATCACCACGCACGGCAGCCGCGAGCAGATAGACACATACGTGCGAGACATCGTGACCGGGCAGAAGGCCTGGTGTCAGCTGTTCTCCGAGCCCGGGGCCGGCTCCGACCTGGCGGGGCTAACCTGCAAGGCCGAAAAGGACGGCGAGGAGTGGATCATCAACGGCCAGAAGGTGTGGACCTCACTCGGCCAGTCGGCCGACCTGGGCATGCTGTTGGCCCGCACCGCTCCCGACGCCCCCAAGCACCGCGGCATCACCTGGATGGCAATCGACATGCACCAACCGGGCGTCGAGCTGCGCCCGCTGCGCGAGCTCACCGGGCACGCGATGTTCAACGAGGTGTTCCTGAGCGACGCACGGGTGCCCGACGCAGCGATCATCGGTGACCTCAACAACGGCTGGGCTGCTGCCAACACCACGCTCGCCAATGAGCGTGCCGGCCTCGGTGCCGGTGGAGGCGGAGCCGCCGCGACGGCGGTGCCGGGAACCGTCTCAGGCAACCTCGACAAGCGCGTGGGTGACTTCGTCAAGGAGAAGCCCAAGAAGAAGTCGACCGCTCCGGCCGACTCCAAGCCGCACAGGCGCCAGTCGAGCGCACAGCTCTACATCGACCTGGCCAAGGGAAATGGCAAGGTCGACGATCCCACGATCCGCCAGGACCTGGTGCGCCTGCACATCATCGGCGAGCTCGGTCGCATCGGTGCAGAGCGGGTGAAGGCCGCCAAGGCCAACGGCAGCGACATTCCCGGCATGGCCAACATCCAGAAGCTCTCGATGAGCGACATGGTGCGGCTCCAACGTGACCTCGGACTGCGCATCGTCGGGCCGGCGGGCACGCTGCACGCCTACAAGCCCGAGGATCGTGCCGCGATCGACCAGGCCACCGGCAACCCCTTCCTGGCGATGGTCACCGGCGCGGCGCTGTACGCACAGGCGCCCCCGATCTACGGCGGCACCGACCAGATCCAGAAGAACATCATCGGTGAGCGGGTCCTGGGCCTGCCCAAGGAGCCGGGAGACATCAACACGGTGCCGTTCTCGTCTCTGCCCAAGAACGCCTGA